The DNA window tgaaggaaaccattgtgaagaaatctgcatgcgccaaatttcaacgaaattctggcACAAGTGAAttaaccaacccgcattggagcagcgtggtggaatttgctcaaaaccctcttctcaaagggagagctgGCTTTAGCCAAGCAGTGCCACCTCAGAGTTACTGAGTGCGACCTCAGAGTTCCACTCCGACTTCCATTCATCTCACGCCTCGAATCCCTTCAAACTGGATAACAACAGAACTATGAATTGCTATTtacggtagaatatatatttagtggGTGGTACGTCGAGCAAAGAAGCCCAGTGATAGTAATAGTTAGAACGGTGCatcggttcaaacccaggcaagcaggcaccgctgaatattcatgtgcttaatttgtgtttaaaattaatctcgtgctcggcggtgaaggaaaacatcgtgaggaaacctgcatgtgtcgaaattctgccacatgtgtatgccaTCAACGCGCATTgaaacatcgtggtggaatgttccaaaccttctcctcaaaggtggAGGagccttaactcagcagtggaaaaattacaggctgttgtacgTTGTACGTATGTACGTTGTACGTATGTATACAGACGaacttgcataaagccctaccacttaTACTGAACgagaaagtaaaataaagttaaaagtttCAGTAATTTCCTATTTGGTGTTTttcgtaaataatcaaaaataatcaaaataagttttttatcgTTGTCAGAGTGAACTTGGCTTCTGTATTTACTGGATACTAATAGCATTGAAGTAGTAATAACAGCTTACTTGTATTCCATCCGCTATTAATTcatcagatataaaaaaataaataagttgttttcaAATTACGTTTGAATACAACCAATCGTAAAGACTTATAATTGTGATACATACTACAtgctatgtaaatattatttatttgttaaattgtgtAAACAATAGAGGCAACATCGTTGATAAGATCACTCCATCGATAAGAAAGGTTAAATATGTTAtgcaacataaatttaatttgccttttctagatttttttattactgtataCACAGGCCTCGGTGTAGTAAAGtctatttcttaatattaccAATCAAACACAAcgaaatttacattatattttattatctttgtctttaataaagtaattacagATAGGcactaaaaaaataaccatgcaTATGAAGATcataatacaataacatatttCTTATACAACGAACACCGCATGTTGAGACAAGCCTTAAGGAGCCACAGGACCGTCGATGTTAATGAGACCATACTGAGTATTGTCATAAACGGCACTTAAAAATAActcttatttcaaataatgcAAATGTTATTTTACTATGAAGCGATTTTGTTGTTGGTTCGTTTCCAAGTGACCAATAACTCCATGTTGACACAGCCAAAAGAtcctatattaataatataaaatgctttaaaacTAACTCTTATACAGCTGTAATCATGAACGTTGTTTAGGGGTGTTTAGTTAAATACTGTTTCCTCTTTCTATCACCATGCTTTCAACATTCGAGAGAAAGAGACGCACTGTTTAACCAATTATCCCTCTAAACAACATTTCTTAGTAAAGCCGAAAACCCATACACTTGTTTATATAAGAAATGCTGTGCCAATTTCTTttgaactaatattatattaataagctttTCCGAATACCACCATTATTTCGaattgttgatataaaactaaacggttttaaatattgttgttgaAATTATGACGTCATCAATCGGTTTGTCAACAAGTTATTGGAACTGAATCAAATAAGGCGTTTAGACGATTCTCAAACTTCAACATGGAGAAAAAAAAGCTCTAACAAAACGCACATGTCGCCATGTCCGAAGGCACGTAATatccataaagaaaaaaatgatttaataaagcTATCTCATCTCTTAATACAACTATTAGCTAATGTTATGCGAAATGTTAAATGGATATGAAGCTgtcttgttttaatttcatcaatCGAAACATATTATTGCTTTTAATTCTGATATatcgtttaaaaaatgttttatcttGAGGGTAGTTTAGTAAAAAACATACGGCGCTAGTGTCGCTTTTCTTGACAGAGGATCCGTCAACGATTAGCGAGTGCCAAGTGACGTCACGGGAACCAGCGCCAATAACGCaatttatatagataacaaataattaaagaactGGCTAGttaaacacttttttattaactaaataaatagatatatgaattatttactaagtcgaaacaaatatttattttttcctcttaaataaaaaaaaaaaatcattcagaTGTGTACGTTCCTAGAAGCGCCAAATAATAATCGAGTGCGTTCATAGCTCTGACTCGTACTACGATGTGATAAATTGCATCTCcacgttataattattatagatttaacCTTTTAATAGTTCCGAcactaaatatcaataattacacAAAGCTATCTACATGAGCCGCTCTTTACTGCTTCTGAGTTGAGTGTTGCcagtcaaaaataaatatatttttaacaagcgATTTCAAGACACAGTTACAACTccgtgtataatatataagttcttATTAATGGCAGGTTTTTATgtttaactgtttatttttgATCTGGCAACTAAAGTTCTGTTTTTATAGATTAGACCTTGTCTGGGAATGATTCATTTTCTTGCATTTTATATTCCTTTTCATTTCTCTCTTCCACTCCAAAATTAACAGGACTTTCTGTAAgagacaaataaacatttaagttaGTCTTAATCACAaccaatttcaattaaaaaaatctcagaCCTACCATATTTAAAAGCCATTTAACAAATTTCAAGTAActttaaaatcataatcaaatcGAATTACCGCCACAGAGTATTTTGGTtgtggtaaaaaaaaaatgtatttaaaggcCATATTGAGACAAAGGAATACAGTAGGCAGACTTTGTAATTTACTTGCACGCTCTAGATGCGATTTATTTGAATCGTACTTTAGTATAGGTGTTCATCATATTATTTAACTGAGATTAAACAGCACAATTTATTTGTGGTAGAGAAAATTAAAGACAATATTTTTGCATATAGCAACACTGATGATCGCACTCGTATGACACCCCgatttcctggacgccgagtgcacacaggaccaccgggtttacccactaaaaaaccagtggtattgtctccgtctttcggcggacgccacgggatcgcttactaccgtgacgccctgacgtcATTTGAGCGTCCCTGGTGCGATTGGTGCGGGATGTCAATGTATCCATATGTCTCGCaccgcttacgcatgctaccgtgacgccctgacgtcATTGGAGCGTCCCTGGTGCGATTGCTGCGGGATGTCAATGTATCCATATGTCTCCCACAGCTAAAGCGAGAGATATAAGAGCTTGGCGGGCGAGTACCGTCTACTGGCAACACTGCTTGCGCACGGAGTCGGCGCCGGAGGGCCGCACGTCGGCTGGCTCGGCGTCGGGCCGGATCACGTCGCCCTCGGGCGGGTCGCGCATCTGCTTCTGCGAGACGATCCTGTAGATCTCTGGGGGGGCAAACGCAACGCATACATTAAGTCAAATGATCATACAATAttattcaacaacaaacaacaacagcctgtaaattcccactgctgggctaaaggcctcctctccctttgaggagaaggtttggaacatattccaccacgctgtgcgggttggtggaatgcacatgtggcagaatttctatgaaatttgtcacatgcaggtttcctcacgatgttttccttcaccgctgagcacgagatgaattatataaagacaaattaagcacacgaaacagcggtgcttgcctgggtttgaacccgcaatcatcggttaagatgcacgcgttctaaccactgggccatctcgactcttacaatattattatcaataggcTATtagactggtttttaaaatccattttatactatttagtagatgttaaggaacccagtaaaagttttttcattatttaattctattacatattttctgaaaaatatcaaattaaaaattcaatatttaaatagagcgCAAAACGGTATtttgacaatatggcgctgcaaagggttcggtgacgtcacttgcctgtattgtaatctgtggGACATATAATCCACGTACAGTATACAAACGAGGTTAACGAGCAAGTGACGTAATCATAAACCCTACCTATCAGGAGCGTTTTGCATCACGTAAAAAACGTTTCAAAATGtttcattatgtttaatatttgatttttttaatggatttctgaatagatattattttcaagtttcgttagtaaataacaatttttaaactcataataattatttcatttcatactCATTACAATAactgacactttatttttctcaGTGTCAAATAGCAAATTATATAACATCGTAACtgacaaaatattgtaattagaaACACTGAATTGGGTCccttagtaataaatattaatctaattaTCATATATCATCAACGTTAGTCGTCCtaatatataaaagtgattAAAAAAACGTGAAGTACAGAGAAAGGCTAACATATTACTGAGACTTCTAAATTTGTCTAACAGCTgcacaataaatatttacgatttATGTCGACAAAACCTTTGAACAAAGGAATGGAAAGTCGAAACCACAAATTGATTACCATTAAACGATAATTGATATTCATTAAATGATGGAACTTGTAGGAGAATGTCTCGTAAAAACCGTGGGATGTGGTATTATTATCGAGAAAACTGCACTGAACACCTTGCATCGTAATTGAAGTGTCGATAACCTTGTCGGCAGCTGTTCACAatcatgtatttattatcttaattacttaatattgcTAATTTATTGGATAACCGATTTGATACTTTTActacgataaattatttttggataCAAAAATTTGTTTGATAGAAATATAGCACTTACAAAAAATGAAACTAACAGTTTTCAAGATAAATGTACGACGACACTTTTTTTGTATGGTAATAAGCCTAAAGTATCAAAATTAACTAATCCaactatttatctttaattatctAACAAACCAAATATTTCCTaagtattaataacaaaattcgTTAACTTTATAATGCACTGAACGAAACAGATTCTTCAATAAGTCAGAAAACAAGATagcttcgaaaaaaaaaaaaacaaattatgtcatgatgataacaattaaattttctgTCATCGTTGcagataataaatgataattaccCGTCAATATATTCTGGAATGCCGGTTCCACGTTAGTCGAGTCGAGAGCGGATGTTTCAATAAAACTAAGCCCGTTTCGTTCCGCGAATGCCTTCGCCTCTTCTGTTGGGATAGAtctgtaaatattaatcaatgtttaaaatatcattcaGAAAGAATCAGTTTTCTTGTGTAAAAGGGGTAGTTTAACTTTCATAATTACgtaaattttttatgtatgtttatgtattatatttttatttatgtatgtatttatattttcatatttttctatatattttctatactagTCTGCACTATCTTGCCCGCTACATCACTCCGTCACAcacctccataggttgactggaagaaatctcttttaGTTGTAAGAAGTCTCTTGTAGTCTTTTGTACTTATTTTACTGTACAATCAttgtatacacatattttagtgcaataaagaatataatataaaatggttaaCACTATCGGCTAATTAATTTTTGACtagtttttgaaattaattctgGCAATGACTTTCTGGTAAGAAGTGGTTACCAGCGTTCAAAGCGATTGCTACACATCTTAcacctgtggttacactggctcacttatccaaaccggaacataacaatgcctaccactaaatataaatattgcctTGTGGAATATTTGATAAAGATGACATCTACCCAAAAGAGTAACAGGAGTTCCATGATTCAGTACGAAGTCAATTCCACGCCTATAAACACTAGCGCTGTAAATTCGCATTCAAATctgtatgaaatattgaatGCAATTTCACGGTTAAAACTATCACCGGTTgggaaaaaaaaatagtctggCATAAAAAACTCATCGCTTTTTTTGTCAACAGTCATAACTGttcaaaattttcaatacaaGAGAGAAATATATAGGAAGCAAACGTTGCATTTCCAAGGCGTATCATAATTGAACTCAACTGTATAGTAACTATTTGCACAACGCGAAAGAGATGCGGTGTGGTATTGTGATCTATTGTCAccagaaaaacattttaaattgcaatgctgatacaattGGACATTTTTTTGGAGTAATAAGTTTGCAACTATTTAGACAGctctttatatatttgtataatctgTGTCAGTAACTCAAGAGgcgagaaggcccagtggttagaacgcgtgcatcttaaccgatgattgcggattcaaacccaggcaagcaccactgaatatgcgTTTGCtcaatttgtgattataattaatctcgatctcggcggtgaaggaaaacatctaaATTCTGCTccatgtgctttccaccaatccgctttggaaaagcgtgatggaatatgttccaaaccatctcctcaaaaggaaaaggagaccttagcccagcagtaggaaattgacaggctgttaccgTTCGACAGTACCTACCTTATCATTCTGTAGATgattaaaaagcgtggaattaatacctgttgacttccacgcaggatatgttaatttaaataattgtatcaactaacatgattttgtatCCTTAAAAGagagaaaaagagtaactactcagtttcttggcggttcttctcggtagaatctactttccgaaccggtggcagcttcacttcagtgtaaaatgacgattcaaaagtgcttgtaaaagcccacttgaataaagtatactttgattttgattttgataaactCTCTATAAAGTAGAAGTGAGCACGACTTGGTTGGTTTGTTGATGTGTGTGATGTGATGTTGATGAGCTTggttgattcaaaagtgcttgtaaaagcccacttgtcGTGTCAGTAACTCACCTGAGGTGCCTGAGATCGCTCTTGTTCCCGACGAGCATGATTAATATGTTCTGGTCAGCGTGGTCGCGCAACTCGCGCAGCCATCGCTCGACGTTCTCGTAGGAGAGATGCTTCGCGATGTCGTATACGAGCAAAGCGCCCACCGCGCCGCGATAGTACGCGGACGTGATCGCGCGATACCTCTCCTGACCCGCAGTGTCCCATATTTGAGCTTTTATGGTTTTACCGTCGACCTGCAAATACATACAAGACATCTCAATATCAATACAGGTATTACTCGTTGATTCTTTAGAATATTCGTCGACCTTGAACGCTATATATCATCAAATTtacattaaactttaaatacaaTAGGATAACATCactaaaaatttacataattaatgattaatagTAGTGGCAAGGAACCCAGATAAGATCTCAAAGGGCACGCGTATAAATGTGTTtcgacgattaaaaaaaaatggttcatCTTAATTGAAATGCGGTGTGGCGCTACACGAGTCTGCGGCGAACCAACGAAatacgaataatatttacagataGCGTGTACTGTGGAGTACACGTCTACGTAAGACGTGTGGGCGTTCAATCAGACTTCAATATAAAACGAGGCTGTTGTACGTGCGTAACGTAACCGTATGAGTTGGCGACTTgatctattttatttgtagCCCGCGACTCCTGTACATGTAGCCCGCGACTTGGGtgcgcgttttagggtgttggtagCCATGTGTAAAAAGAGTAGCCATATAGGCTACTCTTTTTACCTTTCTTGgagtcaagtttgcttcataacaaattgcATGAAATTCgattcaacggtttggtcgtgaaaaagcgacagacagacagagttactttcatatttataatattagtttagataacTGGGATTTAGAACTTTAAAACTACCATCTTCTCTGACTTTCGCTGACTTAAGACTTTAGGAAATTACGACAAATCTAAAAGAGATTTATCAAAGATAAATGTGTTAAAACCCTTTCTaccaagttttatttattatacgtaaCTAACATGAATTCAATCTAGTACATGCAAATatcaaaaatcaacaaaaaaaaatttttacaacgatatattatattgtacttaCAGTACACTACCAAAGCACTCTTCGCCCTACGATGGAATGgggttaatattaatttctaagATGTAGGGGCATCACTAAGAGgtttaaattagataaaaatctaataataaggTAAGTATAACAGCTAAGTGTAGAACCTTGGTGGAAtactatgaaattataaatagactgctaataattatatattgtgaaATTAAATGCCAATGAACCTAGCGTGAAAGAATTTATACGTTTTAATCAGGTCAATTGAAACGCGAACGAAATATACGTAGCATACGAGTACATAgacaaaattatacattttttatatcttaGTGATCCTGTAACGTGTtattatgccataaaaaaaaacaataattacaaaaaacagTTTCATAGTCGATCAATAAGAACCTTATCATTATTCTCGTTTATCTCCTGAGAAAACTCTATGATTACGATAAATAGTACACCGTAAAAGTTGATAAGGAGGAAgggaagtaataataaaatcaaaatcaataacaGAACGAACCTGTTTCAAGTGCCCTATACGGTATAGACAATCTTATGAACTCTACAGTGCCGAGGATAAGAATTTTgcacaatacaaaattatatatttaatgcacaattgaaattaaaaactttgtatcataatattataatacgatAGTTTACTATTAGAATCTGGTCGTTTCTTGTACGATTTCGCAAATACCCGAATCCTATTGGACTAAGCACTCTTGCAAACATACATTTGAATACCTTTTCAAGCGAGTGATAAAAACTGGCCAGTCCAACGCCTACACTATTGACGTTAGACATCTGAATTTAAATAATGGTGATACGATGATTGCGAAGGGGTCATATGAATTATTTGAGGGTCATTGACACATCCGCTAACGCACGATAGGATACTACTTCTGTTTAGTCGAAAGGACCGTCGGTATGTAATTAAATAGCTATCGCTATAATTGGTTATAGGAACCTTTCCTTTATTTCCGGCATGTTCTCATCGACTCACTATTACAGTTAACTTACTGTAATTACATTCATATGTTATGAAAATTAAGTAGGCGACGGTATTTATTTCCTTATGACAATATTTTCGGATGAAAATTTACTATAGACttatatttgtcatttttatctactcccttttttaaatatctgccaaattaaatgtattatattcaaatatattttaaaataaagctttTTGTAATGTCAATAAACTTTAGCGAGAAGGTAAGAAACTTGCGtagatctattaaaataaatacgcaTTAAGTCTGCTTAGTATTTACAATTATCAATCACGATCAATCTTGCGCTGGAATCCAAGCTCTTTTTATCCAAACAGTCTATATCATCAGTTGATCACTTCTAGTTTATATAATCCTTCACATACGTAATTTCTATTTCAAGAGCCACGCATTCATatcaaattatacaaattgttatatgataataattccACTGCAATAAATGTCCATATCGCGTTAATCTGTTTCGTTTCAGCCTTTATATTACTGGAGCTACTTTCAAACCTTCTTCTATAGGAActcttcactacatagtataaaataaagtccctttctctgtccctatatccctatgtatacttaaatctttaaaacgacgcaacggattttgatacagttttttcaatagataaagtgactcgagaggaagatttttgtatacaatacatggacgatatagtaaagaaacattgataattgaagaagtttctaatgtgatgtaaataaataaattctgtagtatatttagtatcagtattgcacccgtgcgaagttggtgcgggtcgctagtaaaataataactctGAAAAAATCCTCAGGTAAGTACAGAACCGATTGACTCTTTGCAAACATTACATTACAATCATCGTACATAAGTTATCAGGTGAGAAACATAAAGATAGATCACGCTTTAGCTCTGGGAGTTATAAAATCGTTATTTACGGAAAGAAACTGCTACTCCGATATCCGTGCTAGGGCTGCCAaatcataatatacaaaatgtgTACAATTTAATCACTTTGTGTATCCAGTGTTTGTAGTCAATGTACTGATTGCGACTTTACATTAGCAGCCAAGGCTACACttgttataagtttttaaagttattatatattaaaggtaACATATATAGAATAAGGCTCTACTGACAACCCTGATCCGAATTGTTACTGCTATGGGTTCCTATTATTTTGTACTCAAGCTtgctacttatttataatatccagaacacataaaacaacaaaaaattgctttaatCGCCGTCCCTTTTgactatttttgatattttttctcTCTCACTCTCTCTCAAAATagaaaaaccaaaatattttatttaagaaaccgGTGTTACTTTAGGGTGGTGCATACAATTTCGTCTTGTTGATATATGTTTAAGCTGTATCCTGAACAAGGTCTTGCATTAATACTTCTTAATAGTTTAGCCCACCcttaatattaagatttaataaacttacaattcatacattttattaagcCATTTTATAGTAAACAATAAATGAATGATTACTCGCCGACCTTTGAGCAAATTTCGAGTGAGGTTATTTCGATCGACGATCAAAGTGAATGCCATtacaaaaaaggtttaaaaatcaaattatgtatatactttattgcaGTACTTAAACAGTACATTTTCAATCATCACAAAACTCAAATTTAAAGTTCCCCCAGGATCGGAATATCGATTCTACAGAGAAGTTACCTTTTCTCACAGACCAAATTACATCAAC is part of the Vanessa cardui chromosome 14, ilVanCard2.1, whole genome shotgun sequence genome and encodes:
- the LOC124535082 gene encoding ras-related protein Rab-11A, with the translated sequence MGTREDEYDYLFKVVLIGDSGVGKSSLLSRFTRNEFNLESKSTIGVEFATRSIEVDGKTIKAQIWDTAGQERYRAITSAYYRGAVGALLVYDIAKHLSYENVERWLRELRDHADQNILIMLVGNKSDLRHLRSIPTEEAKAFAERNGLSFIETSALDSTNVEPAFQNILTEIYRIVSQKQMRDPPEGDVIRPDAEPADVRPSGADSVRKQCCQ